From a region of the Mauremys mutica isolate MM-2020 ecotype Southern chromosome 12, ASM2049712v1, whole genome shotgun sequence genome:
- the LOC123346033 gene encoding killer cell lectin-like receptor subfamily B member 1B allele C — MHIEQQAAPRTQPGALISCTMAGEIVYADLHLASGFPSSRMPLSAQPLSPPNPRWHRTALWVGWIGNIVLVIAVIALGIWVSHLVSEKGQPLAAPGSDGAGSRDTATPPGSDGAGSRDPSTAECSARLERFRSQLCPPAPPGPAGGSGCKLCPMDWQLRGDKCYWVSRGGKMWNESRADCSVRGSQLLVIRDQEELESLKALTGGTSQFWVGLSVPSPEKAWTWLDGSRLDQTQFPQLGPAEGNSCGAVKGNRIRSDACSSAFQSICQRDAVPL; from the exons ATGCACATAGAGCAGCAGGCTGCCCCACGAACACAGCCAGGTGCTCTTATCAGCTGCACCATGGCAGGGGAAATAGTCTACGCCGACCTGCACCTCGCCTCCGGCTTTCCCAGCTCCAGGATGCCTCTTTCAGCTCAGCCCCTCA GTCCCCCGAATCCCCGGTGGCATCGGACAGCGCTGTGGGTCGGATGGATTGGGAATATTGTCCTGGTGATTGCTGTGATAGCGCTCGGGATTTGGG TTTCCCACTTGGTGTCTGAGAAGGGacagcccctggcagcccctggGAGCGacggagctgggagcagagataCAGCGACACCCCCTGGGAGCGACGGAGCCGGGAGCAGAGACCCCAGCACAGCAGAATGCAGCGCCCGCCTGGAGCGTTTCcgatcccagctctgccccccggccccgcccggcccagcAG GGGGCTCTGGGTGCAAGCTCTGCCCCATGGACTGGCAGCTGCGTGGGGACAAGTGCTACTGGGTCTCCAGAGGAGGTAAAATGTGGAACGAGAGCCGCGCCGACTGCTCAgtgaggggctcccagctgctggtgATCCGGGACCAGGAGGAGCTG GAGTCCCTAAAGGCCCTGACAGGAGGCACGTCTCAGTTCTGGGTCGGACTGTCCGTCCCCTCCCCGGAGAAGGCCTGGACCTGGCTGGACGGCTCCCGGCTGGATCAGACCCA GTTCCCACAGTTAGGCCCAGCTGAGGGGAACAGCTGTGGGGCAGTGAAGGGGAATCGGATTCGTTCTGATGCCTGCAGCTCTGCATTTCAGTCCATTTGCCAGAGAGACGCTGTCCCGCTCTGA